Proteins encoded by one window of Lentimicrobium sp. L6:
- a CDS encoding Ig-like domain-containing protein, with protein MKNIKFAILILVAMSLLLSGCKKDEEEAIIEPEPQEKEFILGDHTKTMDFDARTAITDLDTSDFSLSISSSSSFLNSLAVGDIIVDSTSSKAPNGYMRKITAIESDGGTKIIRTEQALLYEAIKQASIRFKTGDLKMSDIRSLELAPGIKLKEASGDRFRAFSFDFDHQFGTSENGVNISGESYFDLEFFWDFDWSLTLDMPPFEVDLLEAGIEFNQGGSINVEGNGNFDDNLEFRFAAIEFTPWTIMAGPVPLVFTPTIEFFINVKGEISAHITTGASETFDNRFGIKYENEGWSTIGESDFDKTFIVPSVEANASIETSIGPRASLLLYGVAGPTIGIKAYSNLEAELLANQNFNMDFDLGIKGTAGVVLTVFGFDILNEEREIFDYPINLYHIEDGSTEESISITSPIPNAQIAIGNTSIIDVYTSGSQPQKVEFYVNEVLIGEDIEEPFNYEWNTSDLSADTYILKAKAIYADHELESEPVSVNVVLAGWDVYNLKDHISGLPDYMALSDIFLLDDSHIWVRADEGEIFFSSNAGDSWSWINKNEVKYMSDPVYLSANDGYGFGSSYNFLYTNDGGATWMDNQPIQSFLGESVVINHSESTPLVMYGRVGGEEVMAFYSTDQFMVETYLYFSDYNVATSYQDGYVPNPEIVSNGGTIFIPNMKYDGSEEKHLGIYKNGGFNLVDIGLSSEDLIVDLFFLNDVEGWIVSSLNLLFRTTDGGNTWEQIFNGSDMLGGYEVKLFFTDAYTGYWIETYFGVQKPKLYKTINGGINWEPVDGFTRLEGLADIEFYGSNLGFIVGGSITDDNGYKIHRYREGK; from the coding sequence ATGAAAAATATAAAATTTGCAATACTTATTCTAGTCGCTATGAGTTTACTGCTTTCCGGCTGTAAGAAAGATGAAGAAGAAGCCATTATTGAACCCGAGCCACAAGAAAAGGAGTTTATTTTAGGTGACCATACTAAAACCATGGACTTTGATGCTCGTACTGCCATTACTGATCTAGATACCAGTGATTTTAGTCTTTCCATAAGCTCATCTTCTAGCTTTCTAAACTCCTTAGCAGTGGGTGATATTATAGTGGATTCAACTTCCTCAAAGGCGCCAAATGGATATATGAGAAAAATTACTGCCATTGAAAGCGATGGAGGGACTAAAATAATTCGCACGGAACAAGCCCTGCTTTACGAAGCTATTAAACAGGCGAGTATTAGATTTAAAACAGGCGATCTGAAAATGAGTGATATCCGTAGCTTAGAGTTAGCTCCTGGTATAAAGCTAAAAGAAGCAAGTGGAGATCGGTTTAGAGCCTTTTCTTTTGATTTTGATCATCAATTTGGAACATCAGAAAATGGTGTTAATATTTCGGGGGAGAGTTATTTTGACTTAGAATTTTTCTGGGATTTCGACTGGTCTCTAACATTAGATATGCCTCCATTTGAAGTTGACTTGCTCGAAGCAGGAATAGAGTTTAACCAAGGAGGAAGCATTAATGTGGAAGGCAATGGGAATTTTGATGATAATTTAGAATTCAGATTTGCAGCCATTGAATTTACCCCTTGGACCATCATGGCTGGGCCTGTTCCTTTAGTGTTCACTCCAACAATTGAGTTTTTTATCAATGTAAAAGGAGAAATATCTGCTCACATCACCACTGGCGCTTCCGAAACTTTTGATAATCGCTTTGGCATTAAATATGAAAATGAAGGTTGGTCAACTATTGGAGAATCAGATTTCGATAAAACATTTATTGTTCCATCGGTGGAGGCAAATGCTAGCATTGAAACAAGTATTGGTCCACGAGCCTCTTTATTGCTTTATGGAGTAGCTGGTCCTACTATTGGAATCAAAGCCTATTCTAACCTAGAAGCTGAACTCTTAGCCAATCAGAATTTTAATATGGACTTTGATTTGGGAATAAAAGGAACTGCAGGAGTTGTACTTACCGTTTTTGGTTTCGATATTCTTAATGAAGAAAGGGAGATATTCGACTATCCTATCAATCTATATCATATTGAAGATGGAAGTACTGAGGAATCTATTAGTATAACATCCCCCATTCCAAATGCCCAGATTGCCATAGGAAACACGAGTATCATAGATGTCTATACCTCTGGATCTCAACCACAAAAAGTAGAGTTTTATGTGAATGAGGTCTTAATTGGTGAAGATATAGAGGAGCCCTTTAATTACGAATGGAATACTTCGGACTTAAGTGCAGATACTTATATTTTAAAGGCAAAAGCAATATATGCCGATCATGAATTAGAATCGGAACCAGTCAGTGTAAATGTGGTTTTAGCGGGTTGGGATGTCTATAATTTGAAAGATCATATTAGTGGATTGCCCGATTATATGGCCTTATCTGATATATTTTTATTGGATGATAGTCATATTTGGGTTCGAGCCGATGAGGGCGAAATATTCTTCAGTAGCAATGCTGGTGACAGTTGGAGCTGGATTAACAAAAATGAAGTGAAGTATATGTCAGATCCTGTATACTTAAGTGCTAATGATGGATATGGTTTTGGCTCTAGCTATAATTTCTTATATACCAATGATGGAGGTGCAACTTGGATGGATAATCAGCCTATTCAGAGCTTTCTGGGTGAAAGTGTGGTGATAAATCATTCGGAATCAACGCCATTGGTAATGTATGGCCGAGTGGGTGGAGAAGAAGTAATGGCTTTCTATAGTACAGATCAGTTTATGGTGGAGACTTATCTATATTTCTCCGATTATAATGTGGCTACAAGTTATCAAGATGGCTATGTTCCAAATCCTGAAATCGTTTCTAATGGAGGAACTATATTTATCCCCAATATGAAATATGATGGTAGTGAAGAAAAACACCTAGGTATTTATAAAAATGGAGGATTCAATTTAGTGGATATTGGATTGAGTAGTGAAGACCTCATTGTTGATTTATTCTTCCTTAATGATGTGGAGGGCTGGATAGTCAGCAGTCTAAATTTGTTATTTAGAACTACAGATGGCGGAAATACTTGGGAACAAATTTTTAATGGTTCCGATATGCTTGGAGGCTATGAGGTGAAATTATTTTTCACGGATGCCTATACGGGTTATTGGATAGAAACTTATTTTGGAGTTCAAAAACCGAAGTTATACAAAACCATAAACGGTGGAATAAACTGGGAACCTGTAGATGGTTTCACCAGATTAGAAGGCCTTGCTGATATTGAATTCTATGGTTCAAATCTTGGTTTTATTGTGGGAGGCTCAATAACGGATGACAATGGATATAAAATCCACCGTTACCGGGAAGGTAAATAG
- a CDS encoding lamin tail domain-containing protein → MIKFLFRFITVLLLLIGTVPFTPSFAASPGDIVITEIMYNPPESGVDSLEYIEIYNTTSSDINLGGFSISDQDDYYFPTDAFIAAHGYVVIAKDSMALERNFGYPDAYNLNFDGLANGGERITVKDNNGVILNEVVFDDNAPWPEADGDGPSMVLCDLSSDHTDGANWTASTTTTGIVINGKDLFGSPGSHDDACSPPCEDTESTINPSVCGSYTSPSGNHTWTSTGVYEDIIPNADFCDSLITINLSILPNSEFTDINEACESYIWIDGNTYTESNNVATYILENAMGCDSIITLDLTILESSYSTDVYEECESFIWIDGNNYTESNFTATHIIENAAGCDSIITLDLTINENTSSLDQEEACESYTWIDGITYTEDNNTATHIIENMAGCDSIITLNLSIFENTEGIDEIEYCETYTWIDGITYTESNNSAIHMLENAVGCDSIVTLNLTILEETESIDSHEECLSFTWIDGATYTENNNTATHIVENTAGCDSIITLDLIILDNLEGVDIVESCESYTWRNGITYTSNNNIATYIVNNATGCDSVITLNLTILESSQSVFEVEACETYTWIDGNTYTEDNFTAIHIVENAAACDSTITLSLSILENSESIDVVEACESYTWIDGITYSSSNNTATHIIENAVGCDSIITLNLSIDDNILPVVQTQNIIVDLNENGIVNITAEEINNGSYDNCGISEMQIDIDQFSCDDVGPNTVTLTVTDHQNNSSSNTAIVTVIDLISPEITCPTNQELQIGDGCQVELPDYGDLLLSSDNCGIQSIVQNPAAGTVFTDSDLGSHTIGFIINDLQGNSSNCNFSVLISNTEEFDIVEITTTEIDCYGDDDGMISIITSGASSGLFFSIDGSDFSNTSGVFNGLMAGTYNIYVKNVNGCIIQWPTSVTIGQASELIITEVESVNITGCAGNMNASIEITASGGNAAYQYSINNGLSFSDNPLFENLNTGEYQILIRDENNCETAWEETVIITEPEAISLSEIESLNVSTCHGEATGEIHISAFGGTGILAYSIDDGLTYQLNDGQYFNLSAGSCQIKIKDANDCIYEHENPIIITEPELLVLANVQATNVSQCNGNSNGKIVVSANGGSGEIMYSIDGGINYESNSGVFNNLAAGTYNISIIDANSCVTEYTQNPVIINEPSVLIMSVSSSNINTCFGANDGNISIMASGGADDFSFSINGGISWSDSGEFDNLLAGDYEVFIKDAFDCTLEYENNPVHITEPSAIEYESVNVTHIECFGGNEGSIHITAFGGTGTLSYSIDNGATYQINSDFDNLEASSYFLLMKDANDCVFEYENNPVIIHQNEEIQITDAEVNDVQCNGDLGSIHINASGGAGDLWYSIDNGINFQSAPDFIDLIAGSYLVKVKDANDCEILFQGNPIIIEDAYASPVDITVNPTTGPYCVNSGVYLQANAENAMSYQWQPGGFSDQVIYVTSDSPQTITYEVTILNAFGCESFASVNIEYDLCEQVSEIEHTKLKAQIFPNPNNGQFTLDLENIQNNIEIVIIDFAGRIILEDLITYTSEKLQKAFDLGDFENGVYFLSIKNGESIIYRKVVKQ, encoded by the coding sequence ATGATCAAATTTTTATTTCGTTTTATTACGGTTCTATTACTACTTATAGGAACTGTGCCTTTTACCCCTAGTTTTGCTGCTTCCCCAGGAGATATTGTGATTACTGAGATTATGTATAACCCTCCTGAATCTGGTGTTGACAGCTTAGAATATATTGAAATCTATAATACCACCTCGAGTGATATTAACCTTGGTGGATTTTCCATAAGCGATCAAGATGATTATTATTTTCCAACTGATGCTTTTATTGCAGCACATGGTTATGTGGTTATTGCAAAAGACTCCATGGCCCTTGAAAGAAATTTTGGATATCCTGATGCCTATAATTTAAATTTTGATGGCTTGGCGAATGGCGGAGAAAGAATAACTGTGAAAGATAATAATGGAGTAATTTTGAATGAAGTGGTTTTTGATGATAATGCGCCTTGGCCTGAAGCCGATGGGGATGGTCCATCTATGGTATTATGTGATCTGTCTAGCGACCATACAGATGGTGCCAACTGGACTGCCTCAACTACTACAACCGGAATTGTGATTAATGGCAAAGACCTTTTCGGAAGTCCCGGAAGCCATGATGACGCCTGTAGCCCTCCTTGTGAAGATACAGAATCTACTATTAATCCAAGTGTTTGTGGCTCCTATACTTCGCCTAGTGGAAATCATACTTGGACCAGCACTGGTGTTTATGAAGACATCATTCCAAATGCAGATTTTTGTGATTCTCTAATTACTATAAACCTCAGTATACTCCCAAATTCTGAGTTTACAGATATTAATGAAGCTTGTGAAAGCTATATTTGGATAGATGGAAACACCTATACTGAAAGTAATAATGTGGCCACCTATATATTGGAAAATGCCATGGGTTGCGACTCCATCATCACCTTAGACTTAACGATTCTGGAAAGCTCCTATAGTACTGATGTTTATGAGGAATGTGAATCTTTTATTTGGATTGATGGAAATAATTATACAGAAAGCAATTTTACCGCAACTCATATTATTGAAAATGCTGCAGGATGCGATTCTATCATTACACTGGATTTAACAATAAACGAAAATACCTCATCATTAGACCAGGAAGAGGCCTGTGAATCTTATACTTGGATTGATGGCATCACCTATACCGAAGACAATAATACAGCTACTCATATCATTGAAAATATGGCAGGTTGCGATTCTATTATTACTCTAAACCTTAGTATTTTTGAAAATACAGAAGGAATAGATGAGATAGAATATTGTGAAACTTATACTTGGATTGATGGAATAACATACACCGAAAGCAATAACTCTGCGATTCATATGTTAGAGAATGCCGTAGGTTGCGATTCTATTGTCACTTTGAATTTAACCATTCTTGAAGAGACTGAAAGCATAGATAGTCATGAGGAATGTTTATCCTTTACTTGGATTGATGGCGCCACCTATACTGAAAATAACAATACAGCTACTCATATTGTTGAGAATACTGCAGGCTGTGATTCTATCATTACCTTGGATCTGATAATCCTTGATAATCTAGAAGGAGTTGATATTGTAGAGTCTTGTGAATCTTATACATGGAGAAATGGAATCACTTATACTTCTAACAATAATATAGCGACCTATATTGTAAATAATGCCACAGGTTGTGATTCTGTTATCACTCTTAACCTCACCATCTTAGAAAGTAGCCAAAGTGTTTTTGAGGTAGAAGCCTGTGAAACTTACACTTGGATTGATGGAAATACCTATACAGAAGATAATTTCACTGCAATTCATATTGTTGAAAATGCTGCAGCTTGTGATTCTACCATCACGCTCAGCCTGAGCATCCTCGAAAACTCTGAAAGCATTGATGTTGTTGAAGCTTGCGAAAGCTATACTTGGATTGATGGGATTACTTATTCATCGAGTAATAATACAGCGACTCATATTATTGAAAATGCAGTGGGTTGCGATTCCATCATTACCTTAAACCTAAGCATTGATGATAACATATTGCCTGTAGTTCAAACTCAAAATATTATTGTCGACCTCAATGAGAATGGTATAGTAAATATTACGGCGGAAGAAATTAATAATGGTTCTTATGATAACTGTGGAATTAGTGAAATGCAAATAGACATTGATCAGTTTTCTTGCGATGATGTGGGACCAAACACTGTTACACTCACTGTAACTGATCATCAAAACAATTCATCTTCTAATACGGCTATCGTAACTGTAATAGACCTTATTTCACCAGAAATAACTTGTCCAACAAACCAAGAATTACAAATAGGGGATGGTTGCCAAGTGGAATTACCCGATTATGGTGATTTACTCTTAAGTAGTGATAATTGTGGAATTCAATCCATCGTTCAAAATCCTGCAGCAGGAACTGTTTTTACCGACAGTGATTTAGGAAGTCATACTATTGGTTTTATTATTAATGACCTTCAAGGTAATTCTAGTAATTGTAATTTTTCTGTTTTGATTTCCAATACCGAGGAGTTTGATATTGTAGAGATCACCACTACTGAAATTGATTGTTATGGAGATGATGATGGAATGATTAGTATTATTACTTCAGGGGCCTCCTCAGGCTTGTTCTTTAGTATTGATGGAAGTGACTTTTCAAATACCTCTGGCGTTTTTAATGGCTTAATGGCTGGGACTTATAATATTTATGTTAAAAATGTAAATGGCTGTATAATACAATGGCCAACGAGTGTTACTATTGGCCAAGCCTCTGAATTAATCATAACTGAAGTGGAGTCTGTAAATATCACAGGCTGTGCCGGAAATATGAATGCCAGTATTGAAATCACGGCCAGTGGTGGAAATGCAGCTTATCAATATTCCATCAATAATGGACTCAGTTTCTCAGATAACCCTCTTTTCGAAAATTTAAATACTGGAGAATATCAAATCCTTATTCGTGATGAAAATAATTGTGAAACAGCATGGGAAGAAACGGTCATCATTACAGAACCAGAAGCCATAAGTCTAAGCGAAATAGAGTCCTTGAATGTGAGTACTTGCCATGGAGAGGCCACAGGAGAAATTCATATTTCAGCCTTTGGTGGAACAGGAATCTTAGCCTATTCTATTGATGATGGACTTACTTATCAGCTCAATGATGGTCAGTATTTTAATCTTAGTGCTGGAAGTTGTCAGATTAAAATTAAAGATGCTAACGATTGTATCTACGAGCATGAAAACCCTATCATTATAACAGAACCTGAACTATTAGTTTTGGCTAATGTTCAAGCCACCAATGTATCGCAATGTAATGGAAATAGCAATGGGAAAATTGTGGTCTCAGCCAACGGAGGAAGTGGTGAGATCATGTATTCCATTGATGGAGGAATTAATTATGAAAGCAACTCTGGAGTTTTCAATAATCTAGCAGCAGGCACCTATAATATTAGCATTATTGATGCCAATAGTTGCGTGACTGAATATACTCAAAATCCAGTCATCATCAATGAACCTTCTGTTTTGATCATGTCAGTGTCATCCAGTAATATCAACACCTGTTTTGGAGCCAATGATGGAAATATCTCCATAATGGCAAGTGGTGGAGCCGATGATTTTAGCTTCTCCATAAATGGAGGAATATCATGGAGTGACAGCGGTGAATTTGATAATCTTTTGGCTGGGGATTATGAAGTGTTTATTAAAGATGCTTTTGATTGTACGCTAGAATATGAAAACAATCCTGTTCATATAACAGAACCCTCCGCCATAGAATATGAGAGTGTAAATGTCACACACATTGAATGTTTCGGAGGAAATGAAGGTAGCATCCATATTACAGCTTTTGGTGGAACTGGAACATTGAGCTACTCAATAGATAATGGGGCTACTTATCAAATAAATAGTGATTTTGACAATCTGGAAGCCTCCTCCTATTTTTTGTTGATGAAAGATGCCAACGACTGTGTTTTTGAATATGAAAACAATCCTGTTATTATTCATCAAAACGAAGAAATTCAAATTACCGATGCTGAAGTTAATGACGTTCAATGTAATGGCGATTTAGGGAGCATTCATATTAATGCTAGTGGAGGAGCAGGAGATTTGTGGTATTCTATTGATAATGGAATCAATTTCCAATCTGCTCCAGATTTCATAGATTTAATAGCAGGATCTTATTTGGTGAAAGTAAAAGATGCCAACGATTGTGAGATTTTATTCCAAGGAAACCCAATAATAATTGAGGATGCTTATGCTTCTCCTGTTGATATAACAGTCAACCCAACAACAGGACCTTATTGTGTAAATAGTGGGGTTTATTTACAAGCCAATGCTGAAAATGCTATGTCATACCAATGGCAGCCAGGTGGATTCTCTGATCAAGTGATTTACGTTACTTCTGATAGTCCACAAACCATCACTTATGAAGTTACTATTTTAAATGCTTTTGGATGTGAATCTTTTGCTTCTGTGAATATAGAATATGATTTATGCGAACAAGTATCAGAAATAGAGCATACAAAACTAAAGGCGCAAATATTCCCAAATCCTAATAATGGTCAATTTACTTTAGATTTAGAAAACATACAAAATAATATTGAGATAGTTATTATCGATTTTGCAGGACGAATCATATTAGAGGATCTTATAACATACACATCCGAAAAACTTCAGAAAGCTTTTGATCTAGGAGATTTTGAAAATGGAGTTTACTTCCTTAGTATCAAAAATGGGGAATCTATTATTTATCGCAAAGTTGTAAAACAATAG